Within the Dialister hominis genome, the region GAGCATTCGCCAACGGAAATGTAGTTGACATCGCCTCTTGCAACAACGCCTGGCCAGATGCTGGAATATTTTCCGATTCTTACATCACCGGACAGAAATACACTCGGTGCAACGAAAGCATTCGGATCAATCTGTGGAACTTTACCTTTGAACTGCTGATTTGATAACGTATACATAATTTAAAGCCCCCTTACGTTTCAATATAAACGTTTGCTTACGTCCAGATTATACTCTTATATTCTTCGATTTTCTATAATCAATCCCTTAAAAGAGACAAAAGAGATGCCTCCAAAAAGAGACATCTCTTAAAAAATTATTTTTCAACTTTGGCTGTATTTTCTTTCAGGGACGGGAAATCAAGTGTAGCAAAAAGATCAAACAATGTTTCATTTCTTCTGATTTGCTGCACGCTTCCATCTTCATAAACCATAATTTCCTGATGGCGGAGTCTGCCGTTATAGTTGTACCCCATGCTGTGGCCATGAGCTCCGGTATCATGGATAACAATCAAATCGCCCATGTCGATTTCCGGCAGCTTGCGCTGGATGGCAAATTTATCGCAGTTTTCGCAAAGAGAACCAACTACGTCATATACATGGTCTTTGGGTGCATCTGCCTTCCCAAGAACAGTAATGTGATGGTAAGCCCCGTACATGCCCGGACGCATAAGATCAGCCATGCATGCATCTACTCCGATATAGTTCCTGTAAATATTCTTGTAGTGGATAGCCTTTGTCACAAGGAAGCCATACGGACCGGTAATGGCCCTGCCGCATTCAAAGCAGATTCTTGTCTTTTCAAATCCTGCCATCTTTTCTTCGAAGAGTTTCCTTGCGCCTTCTCCCAATCCTTCAATGTCGACTGCTTCCTGTTCAGGAAGATAAGGGATGCCGATTCCGCCGCCAAAATCAATGAAATCGACAGTAATGCCCTTTTTGTCTCTGATATCATTGGCAAGATCGCACATCATTGAAATCGTGCCTAAAAGACCGGGAAGCTCAAGTTCTGCGGAAATGACCATCGTATGGATTCCGATATAGGAAATGCCCTTCTTCTTAGCCCAGTCGACACAGGTCATGAGCTGGTCATAAGTCATTCCGTACTTTGCTTCTTCCGGCGTCCCGATAATTGCATTGCCTCTGGTCAGTTCCGGACCCGGATTGTAGCGGAAGCAAATCCTTTCCGGCACAATCTGAAGTCTTTCCAGATCATCCAGATTTGAAACATCATCCAGATTAATGATGGC harbors:
- a CDS encoding diaminopimelate decarboxylase, with product MSVKTVPFSDELIQNIAAKYGTPFHIYDEKGMLDNVKRFQKAFSWNPNFHEYFAVKATPNPWIMKSLKTLDVGSDCSSMAELVLAESVGIKGEEIVFSANDTPDEEFIKAHELGAIINLDDVSNLDDLERLQIVPERICFRYNPGPELTRGNAIIGTPEEAKYGMTYDQLMTCVDWAKKKGISYIGIHTMVISAELELPGLLGTISMMCDLANDIRDKKGITVDFIDFGGGIGIPYLPEQEAVDIEGLGEGARKLFEEKMAGFEKTRICFECGRAITGPYGFLVTKAIHYKNIYRNYIGVDACMADLMRPGMYGAYHHITVLGKADAPKDHVYDVVGSLCENCDKFAIQRKLPEIDMGDLIVIHDTGAHGHSMGYNYNGRLRHQEIMVYEDGSVQQIRRNETLFDLFATLDFPSLKENTAKVEK